The Streptomyces seoulensis genome contains a region encoding:
- a CDS encoding adenosine deaminase, translated as MERVRDLSELPKAHLHLHFTGSMRPGTVLELADKYGVRLPETLIEALTSGEPPRLRATDERGWFRFQRLYDAARSCVREPEDIQRLVREAAEEDVRDGSGWLEIQVDPTSYATRLGGLIPALEIILDAVDTASRETGLGIRVLVAANRMKHPLDARTLARLAVRYADRGIVGFGLSNDERRGMARDFDRAFHIAREGGLLSAPHGGELTGPASVRDCLDDLHATRIGHGVRAAEDPRLLKRLADRGITCEVCPASNVALGVYEKPEDVPLRTLFESGVPLALGADDPLLFGSRLAAQYEIARHHHAFTDAELAELARQSVRGSAAPAETKERLLAGVDDWLAQPAGS; from the coding sequence ATGGAGCGTGTACGTGATCTCTCGGAGCTTCCCAAGGCCCATCTGCATCTGCACTTCACCGGCTCGATGCGCCCCGGCACCGTCCTGGAGCTGGCCGACAAGTACGGCGTGCGCCTGCCCGAGACGCTGATCGAGGCCCTGACCAGCGGCGAGCCGCCGAGACTGCGGGCCACCGACGAGCGCGGCTGGTTCCGCTTCCAGCGGCTGTACGACGCGGCGCGCTCGTGCGTGCGTGAGCCCGAGGACATCCAGCGGCTGGTCCGCGAGGCCGCCGAGGAGGATGTCCGGGACGGCTCGGGCTGGCTGGAGATCCAGGTCGACCCGACCTCGTACGCCACCCGGCTGGGCGGGCTGATCCCGGCGCTGGAGATCATCCTGGACGCGGTGGACACCGCCTCCCGCGAGACCGGGCTCGGGATTCGGGTGCTGGTGGCCGCGAACCGGATGAAGCACCCGCTGGACGCGCGCACGCTGGCCCGGCTCGCGGTGCGGTACGCGGACCGGGGCATCGTCGGCTTCGGCCTCTCCAACGACGAGCGGCGCGGCATGGCGCGCGACTTCGACCGGGCCTTCCACATCGCCCGCGAGGGCGGTCTGCTGTCGGCGCCGCACGGTGGTGAGCTGACCGGCCCGGCGTCGGTGCGCGACTGCCTGGACGATCTGCACGCCACCCGGATCGGGCACGGGGTGCGCGCGGCGGAGGACCCCCGCCTGCTGAAGCGGCTGGCGGATCGGGGCATCACCTGCGAGGTCTGCCCGGCCTCCAACGTGGCCCTCGGCGTCTACGAGAAGCCCGAGGACGTCCCCCTGCGCACTCTGTTCGAAAGCGGGGTCCCGCTGGCCCTCGGCGCCGACGACCCCCTCCTCTTCGGCTCCCGGCTGGCCGCCCAGTACGAGATCGCCCGCCACCACCACGCCTTCACCGACGCCGAACTCGCCGAACTGGCCCGCCAGTCGGTACGCGGCTCGGCGGCCCCGGCGGAGACGAAGGAACGCCTCCTGGCGGGCGTCGACGACTGGCTGGCCCAGCCGGCGGGCTCATGA
- the nusG gene encoding transcription termination/antitermination protein NusG: MSDPNLNDATEPRRDTVEAVDAELDIVEGADEQDEFEAAEAAAGEPAEEAALHVDGDAEAVAETDEDVVEADETAEAVEIVEEEPAEPVDPITALREELRTLPGEWYVIHTYAGYENRVKTNLEQRAVSLNVEDFIFQAEVPQEEVAQIKNGERKTIKQNKLPGYVLVRMDLTNESWGVVRNTPGVTGFVGNAYDPYPLTLDEIVKMLAPEAEEKAAREAAEAEGKPAPQRKVEVQVLDFEVGDSVTVTDGPFATLQATINEINADSKKVKGLVEIFGRETPVELSFDQIQKN; the protein is encoded by the coding sequence GTGTCTGACCCGAACCTGAACGACGCCACCGAGCCTCGCCGAGACACCGTCGAGGCGGTGGACGCCGAGCTCGACATCGTCGAGGGCGCGGACGAGCAGGACGAGTTCGAGGCTGCCGAGGCCGCGGCGGGCGAGCCCGCCGAAGAGGCCGCTCTGCACGTCGACGGTGACGCCGAGGCGGTCGCCGAGACCGACGAGGACGTCGTCGAGGCGGACGAGACCGCCGAAGCCGTCGAGATCGTCGAGGAAGAGCCGGCCGAGCCGGTCGACCCGATCACCGCGCTCCGCGAGGAGCTGCGCACGCTGCCCGGCGAGTGGTACGTCATCCACACCTACGCGGGTTACGAGAACCGCGTGAAGACGAACCTGGAGCAGCGCGCCGTCTCGCTGAACGTCGAGGACTTCATCTTCCAGGCCGAGGTGCCGCAGGAAGAAGTCGCTCAGATCAAGAACGGCGAGCGCAAGACCATCAAGCAGAACAAGCTCCCGGGCTACGTCCTGGTCCGCATGGACCTGACGAACGAGTCCTGGGGCGTCGTCCGCAACACCCCCGGCGTCACCGGCTTCGTGGGCAACGCCTACGACCCGTACCCGCTGACCCTGGACGAGATCGTCAAGATGCTCGCCCCGGAGGCCGAGGAGAAGGCCGCCCGCGAGGCCGCCGAGGCCGAGGGCAAGCCGGCTCCGCAGCGCAAGGTCGAGGTCCAGGTGCTGGACTTCGAGGTCGGCGACTCGGTCACCGTCACCGACGGCCCCTTCGCCACCCTCCAGGCCACGATCAACGAGATCAACGCCGACTCGAAGAAGGTCAAGGGCCTCGTCGAGATCTTCGGCCGCGAGACCCCGGTCGAGCTGAGCTTCGACCAGATCCAGAAGAACTAG
- the rplJ gene encoding 50S ribosomal protein L10, with protein sequence MARPDKAAAVSELTEQFRNSNAAVLTEYRGLTVAQIKNLRRSLGENAKYAVVKNTLTKIAANEAGITTLDDLFNGPTAVAFVTGDPVESAKGLRDFAKDNPNLVIKGGVLDGKALSADEIKKLADLESREVLLSKLAGAFKGKQSQAAQLFQALPSKLVRTVDALRAKQAEQGGAE encoded by the coding sequence ATGGCGAGGCCCGACAAGGCTGCCGCAGTGTCCGAGTTGACGGAGCAGTTCCGCAACTCCAACGCTGCCGTGCTTACCGAGTACCGCGGTCTCACCGTGGCGCAGATCAAGAACCTGCGCCGGTCGCTCGGTGAGAACGCCAAGTACGCCGTGGTGAAGAACACGCTGACCAAGATTGCGGCCAACGAGGCCGGGATCACCACGCTGGACGACCTGTTCAACGGTCCGACGGCTGTCGCCTTCGTCACCGGTGACCCGGTGGAGTCGGCGAAGGGTCTCCGTGACTTCGCCAAGGACAACCCGAATCTCGTCATCAAGGGCGGTGTCCTTGACGGTAAGGCGCTGTCCGCCGACGAGATCAAGAAGCTTGCGGACCTCGAGTCTCGCGAGGTTCTGCTCAGCAAGCTGGCCGGTGCCTTCAAGGGCAAGCAGTCTCAGGCTGCTCAGCTCTTCCAGGCGCTGCCCTCGAAGCTCGTCCGCACCGTGGACGCGCTCCGTGCCAAGCAGGCCGAGCAGGGCGGTGCCGAGTAA
- the secE gene encoding preprotein translocase subunit SecE, whose translation MTDAVGSIDTPDAQDELSDAKKPRKGGKRAKKGPLKRLATFYRQIIAELRKVVWPTRNQLTSYTTVVIVFVVIMIGLVTVIDYGLNHAAKYVFG comes from the coding sequence ATGACGGACGCCGTGGGCTCCATCGACACGCCTGATGCCCAGGACGAGCTGTCGGATGCCAAGAAGCCGCGCAAGGGCGGCAAGCGAGCCAAGAAGGGCCCGCTGAAGCGTCTTGCCACCTTCTACCGCCAGATCATCGCGGAACTCCGCAAGGTCGTCTGGCCGACCCGCAATCAGCTGACGTCGTACACGACCGTAGTGATCGTCTTCGTCGTCATCATGATTGGCTTGGTCACCGTGATTGACTATGGCCTCAACCACGCGGCCAAGTACGTCTTCGGCTGA
- the rpoB gene encoding DNA-directed RNA polymerase subunit beta: MAASRTASTANTNNGASTAPLRISFAKIKEPLEVPNLLALQTESFDWLLGNDAWKARVEKALENGQDVPTKSGLEEIFEEISPIEDFSGSMSLTFRDHRFEPPKNSIDECKDRDFTYAAPLFVTAEFTNNETGEIKSQTVFMGDFPLMTNKGTFVINGTERVVVSQLVRSPGVYFDSSIDKTSDKDIFSAKIIPSRGAWLEMEIDKRDMVGVRIDRKRKQSVTVLLKALGWTTEQILEEFGEYESMRATLEKDHTQGQDDALLDIYRKLRPGEPPTREAAQTLLENLYFNPKRYDLAKVGRYKVNKKLGGDAPLNAGVLTTEDVISTIKYLVKLHAGETETVGDSGQSIVVETDDIDHFGNRRLRSVGELIQNQVRTGLARMERVVRERMTTQDVEAITPQTLINIRPVVASIKEFFGTSQLSQFMDQNNPLSGLTHKRRLSALGPGGLSRERAGFEVRDVHPSHYGRMCPIETPEGPNIGLIGSLASYGRVNAFGFVETPYRKVVDGQVTDEVDYLTADEEDRFVIAQANATLNDDMRFEESRVLVRRRGGEVDYVPGDDVDYMDVSPRQMVSVATAMIPFLEHDDANRALMGANMMRQAVPLIKSEAPLVGTGMEYRSAVDAGDVVKAEKAGVVQEVSADYVTTTNDDGTYITYRLHKFSRSNQGTSVNQKVIVNEGDRIVEGQVLADGPATENGEMALGKNLLVAFMPWEGHNYEDAIILSQRLVQDDVLSSIHIEEHEVDARDTKLGPEEITRDIPNVSEEVLADLDERGIIRIGAEVTAGDILVGKVTPKGETELTPEERLLRAIFGEKAREVRDTSLKVPHGETGKIIGVRVFDREEGDELPPGVNQLVRVYVAQKRKITDGDKLAGRHGNKGVISKILPIEDMPFLEDGTPVDIILNPLGVPSRMNPGQVLEIHLGWLASRGWDVSGLAEDWAERLQVIGADQVDPGTNVATPVFDGAREDELAGLLQHTIPNRDGERMVQPTGKARLFDGRSGEPFPDPISIGYMYILKLHHLVDDKLHARSTGPYSMITQQPLGGKAQFGGQRFGEMEVWALEAYGAAYALQELLTIKSDDVTGRVKVYEAIVKGENIPEPGIPESFKVLIKEMQSLCLNVEVLSSDGMSIEMRDTDEDVFRAAEELGIDLSRREPSSVEEV; encoded by the coding sequence TTGGCCGCCTCGCGCACTGCCTCGACCGCGAATACGAACAACGGCGCCAGCACCGCCCCGCTGCGCATCTCCTTTGCAAAGATCAAGGAGCCCCTCGAGGTTCCGAACCTTCTTGCGCTCCAGACCGAGAGCTTCGACTGGCTGCTCGGCAACGACGCCTGGAAGGCTCGCGTCGAGAAGGCTCTCGAGAACGGTCAGGACGTCCCGACCAAGTCCGGCCTCGAAGAGATCTTCGAAGAGATCTCGCCGATCGAGGACTTCTCCGGGTCGATGTCGCTGACCTTCCGCGACCACCGCTTCGAGCCGCCGAAGAACTCCATCGACGAGTGCAAGGACCGCGACTTCACGTACGCCGCGCCGCTCTTCGTCACCGCCGAGTTCACCAACAACGAGACCGGCGAGATCAAGTCCCAGACGGTCTTCATGGGCGACTTCCCGCTCATGACGAACAAGGGCACCTTCGTCATCAACGGCACCGAGCGTGTCGTGGTGTCGCAGCTCGTCCGCTCGCCGGGTGTCTACTTCGACTCCTCCATCGACAAGACGTCCGACAAGGACATCTTCTCCGCCAAGATCATCCCGTCCCGGGGTGCCTGGCTGGAGATGGAGATCGACAAGCGCGACATGGTCGGCGTCCGCATCGACCGCAAGCGCAAGCAGTCCGTCACCGTCCTCCTGAAGGCTCTCGGCTGGACCACCGAGCAGATCCTCGAGGAGTTCGGCGAGTACGAGTCCATGCGCGCCACCCTGGAGAAGGACCACACCCAGGGCCAGGACGACGCGCTGCTCGACATCTACCGCAAGCTGCGTCCGGGCGAGCCGCCCACGCGTGAGGCCGCGCAGACGCTGCTGGAGAACCTCTACTTCAACCCCAAGCGCTACGACCTCGCCAAGGTCGGCCGCTACAAGGTCAACAAGAAGCTGGGCGGCGACGCCCCGCTGAACGCCGGTGTGCTGACCACCGAGGACGTCATCTCGACGATCAAGTACCTGGTCAAGCTGCACGCCGGTGAGACCGAGACGGTCGGCGACAGCGGCCAGTCGATCGTCGTCGAGACCGACGACATCGACCACTTCGGCAACCGTCGCCTGCGCAGCGTCGGTGAGCTGATCCAGAACCAGGTCCGTACGGGTCTCGCCCGTATGGAGCGTGTCGTGCGTGAGCGCATGACCACCCAGGACGTCGAGGCGATCACGCCGCAGACCCTGATCAACATCCGGCCGGTCGTCGCCTCCATCAAGGAGTTCTTCGGCACCAGCCAGCTCTCGCAGTTCATGGACCAGAACAACCCGCTGTCGGGTCTCACCCACAAGCGCCGTCTGTCGGCTCTTGGTCCGGGTGGTCTCTCCCGTGAGCGGGCCGGCTTCGAGGTCCGTGACGTGCACCCCTCGCACTACGGCCGCATGTGCCCGATCGAGACGCCCGAAGGCCCGAACATCGGTCTGATCGGCTCGCTCGCCTCCTACGGCCGGGTCAACGCGTTCGGTTTCGTCGAGACGCCGTACCGCAAGGTCGTCGACGGCCAGGTCACCGACGAGGTGGACTACCTGACCGCCGACGAGGAGGACCGCTTCGTCATCGCGCAGGCCAACGCCACGCTCAACGACGACATGCGCTTCGAGGAGTCCCGCGTCCTGGTCCGCCGTCGTGGCGGAGAGGTCGACTACGTCCCCGGTGACGACGTCGACTACATGGACGTCTCCCCGCGCCAGATGGTGTCGGTCGCGACCGCCATGATCCCGTTCCTCGAGCACGACGACGCCAACCGTGCCCTCATGGGCGCGAACATGATGCGTCAGGCCGTGCCGCTCATCAAGAGCGAGGCCCCGCTCGTCGGCACCGGCATGGAGTACCGCTCCGCCGTCGACGCCGGCGACGTGGTCAAGGCCGAGAAGGCGGGTGTGGTCCAGGAGGTCTCCGCGGACTACGTCACGACCACCAACGACGACGGCACGTACATCACGTACCGCCTGCACAAGTTCTCCCGGTCCAACCAGGGAACTTCGGTCAACCAGAAGGTCATCGTCAACGAGGGCGACCGCATCGTCGAAGGCCAGGTCCTGGCCGACGGTCCGGCCACCGAGAACGGCGAGATGGCCCTGGGCAAGAACCTGCTCGTGGCGTTCATGCCGTGGGAGGGTCACAACTACGAGGACGCGATCATCCTGTCGCAGCGCCTCGTGCAGGACGACGTCCTCTCCTCGATCCACATCGAGGAGCACGAGGTCGACGCCCGTGACACCAAGCTCGGCCCCGAGGAGATCACGCGGGACATCCCGAACGTCTCCGAGGAGGTCCTGGCCGACCTCGACGAGCGCGGCATCATCCGCATCGGCGCCGAGGTCACCGCGGGCGACATCCTCGTCGGCAAGGTCACGCCCAAGGGTGAGACCGAGCTGACGCCGGAGGAGCGCCTGCTGCGCGCGATCTTCGGTGAGAAGGCCCGTGAGGTCCGCGACACCTCCCTGAAGGTGCCGCACGGCGAGACCGGCAAGATCATCGGTGTCCGCGTCTTCGACCGCGAAGAGGGCGACGAGCTGCCCCCGGGCGTCAACCAGCTCGTCCGCGTCTACGTCGCGCAGAAGCGCAAGATCACCGATGGTGACAAGCTCGCCGGCCGTCACGGCAACAAGGGCGTCATCTCCAAGATCCTGCCGATCGAGGACATGCCGTTCCTGGAGGACGGCACCCCGGTCGACATCATCCTGAACCCGCTCGGTGTCCCGTCCCGAATGAACCCGGGACAGGTCCTGGAGATCCACCTCGGCTGGCTCGCCAGCCGCGGCTGGGACGTCTCCGGCCTCGCGGAGGACTGGGCCGAGCGCCTGCAGGTCATCGGCGCCGACCAGGTCGACCCCGGCACCAACGTCGCCACCCCGGTGTTCGACGGCGCGCGCGAGGACGAGCTGGCGGGTCTGCTGCAGCACACCATCCCGAACCGGGACGGCGAGCGCATGGTGCAGCCGACCGGCAAGGCGAGGCTGTTCGACGGCCGCTCCGGTGAGCCGTTCCCGGACCCGATCTCCATCGGGTACATGTACATCCTCAAGCTGCACCACCTGGTCGACGACAAGCTGCACGCCCGCTCGACCGGTCCGTACTCGATGATCACCCAGCAGCCGCTGGGTGGTAAGGCCCAGTTCGGTGGCCAGCGCTTCGGTGAGATGGAGGTGTGGGCGCTTGAGGCTTATGGCGCCGCGTACGCCCTCCAGGAGCTGCTGACCATCAAGTCCGACGACGTGACCGGCCGCGTGAAGGTCTACGAGGCCATCGTCAAGGGCGAGAACATTCCCGAGCCCGGCATCCCCGAGTCCTTCAAGGTGCTCATCAAGGAGATGCAGTCGCTCTGCCTCAACGTGGAGGTGCTGTCCAGCGACGGCATGTCCATCGAGATGCGCGACACCGACGAGGACGTCTTCCGCGCTGCGGAGGAGCTCGGCATCGACCTGTCCCGGCGCGAGCCGAGCAGCGTCGAAGAGGTCTGA
- a CDS encoding NAD(P)-dependent oxidoreductase, producing MRLTVLGATGGVGGEIVRQALDAGHEVTAVVRDPARLTVTGDRLHVVRTDLSGPEALRAAVAGRDAVLSGLGARSRKAAGVTTRLTRAVLAAMEAEGVRRLLIVSAAPVGPAPEEDGLLDRALRSVVSAVFKDVYADLRETEAELARSGTEWTSVRPPRLLDRPPTGRYRTVVGGFPPGGRTIGRADVAHAMLAMTGDPATVRQGVGVAY from the coding sequence ATGAGGCTGACCGTTCTCGGCGCCACCGGCGGTGTCGGTGGCGAGATCGTCCGGCAGGCGCTCGACGCGGGGCACGAGGTGACGGCCGTCGTCCGGGACCCCGCGCGGCTCACCGTCACCGGGGACCGGCTGCACGTCGTCCGTACCGACCTGTCCGGTCCGGAGGCGCTGCGGGCCGCCGTGGCGGGCCGGGACGCGGTCCTGTCGGGTCTGGGCGCACGGTCCCGCAAGGCCGCGGGGGTCACGACCCGGCTGACCCGCGCGGTGCTGGCCGCGATGGAGGCCGAGGGCGTACGGCGCCTGCTGATCGTCAGCGCCGCCCCGGTCGGCCCCGCCCCCGAGGAAGACGGCCTCCTGGACCGCGCGCTGCGGTCCGTGGTGTCGGCGGTCTTCAAGGACGTCTACGCCGACCTGCGCGAGACGGAGGCGGAGCTGGCCCGCAGTGGCACCGAGTGGACCTCGGTACGCCCGCCGCGCCTGCTGGACCGGCCCCCGACCGGCCGCTACCGGACGGTGGTGGGCGGCTTCCCGCCCGGTGGCCGGACCATCGGCCGCGCGGACGTGGCCCACGCGATGCTGGCGATGACCGGTGACCCGGCGACGGTCCGGCAGGGCGTCGGGGTGGCGTACTAG
- the rplA gene encoding 50S ribosomal protein L1, producing the protein MSKRSKALRAADAKIDREKLYAPLEAVRLAKETSTTKFDGTVEVAFRLGVDPRKADQMVRGTVNLPHGTGKTARVLVFATGDRAEAARAAGADIVGSDELIDEVAKGRLDFDAVVATPDLMGKVGRLGRVLGPRGLMPNPKTGTVTPDVAKAVTEIKGGKIEFRVDKHSNLHFIIGKTSFDDAKLVENYGAALEEILRLKPSAAKGRYIKKAAISTTMGPGILVDQNRTRNLLVEEDPAAA; encoded by the coding sequence GTGAGCAAGCGCAGCAAGGCTCTCCGCGCTGCGGACGCCAAGATCGACCGGGAGAAGCTCTACGCCCCGCTCGAGGCCGTCCGTCTCGCCAAGGAGACCTCCACGACCAAGTTCGACGGCACCGTCGAGGTCGCCTTCCGCCTGGGTGTCGACCCGCGCAAGGCCGACCAGATGGTCCGTGGCACCGTGAACCTCCCGCACGGCACTGGTAAGACCGCTCGGGTCCTGGTCTTCGCGACCGGTGACCGTGCCGAGGCCGCGCGTGCCGCCGGCGCCGACATCGTCGGTTCCGACGAGCTGATCGACGAGGTGGCGAAGGGTCGTCTGGACTTCGACGCCGTCGTCGCCACCCCGGACCTCATGGGCAAGGTCGGCCGCCTGGGCCGCGTCCTCGGCCCGCGTGGTCTGATGCCGAACCCGAAGACCGGCACCGTGACCCCGGACGTGGCCAAGGCCGTGACCGAGATCAAGGGCGGCAAGATCGAGTTCCGCGTCGACAAGCACTCGAACCTGCACTTCATCATCGGCAAGACGTCCTTCGACGACGCCAAGCTGGTGGAGAACTACGGCGCCGCGCTGGAGGAGATCCTCCGCCTGAAGCCGTCCGCCGCCAAGGGTCGCTACATCAAGAAGGCCGCCATCAGCACCACGATGGGCCCCGGCATCCTGGTGGACCAGAACCGCACCCGCAACCTCCTCGTCGAGGAGGACCCGGCCGCCGCCTGA
- the rplK gene encoding 50S ribosomal protein L11: MPPKKKKVTGLIKLQINAGAANPAPPVGPALGQHGVNIMEFCKAYNAATESQRGWVIPVEITVYEDRSFTFVTKTPPAAKMILKAAGVEKGSGEPHKTKVAKITEAQVREIATTKMPDLNANDLDAASKIIAGTARSMGITVEG, from the coding sequence ATGCCTCCCAAGAAGAAGAAGGTCACGGGGCTCATCAAGCTCCAGATCAACGCCGGTGCGGCGAACCCGGCCCCGCCGGTCGGCCCCGCGCTCGGTCAGCACGGCGTCAACATCATGGAGTTCTGCAAGGCCTACAACGCCGCGACCGAGTCGCAGCGTGGCTGGGTGATCCCGGTGGAGATCACGGTCTACGAGGACCGTTCCTTCACCTTCGTCACCAAGACTCCGCCGGCCGCGAAGATGATCCTCAAGGCCGCGGGCGTGGAGAAGGGCTCCGGCGAGCCGCACAAGACCAAGGTCGCCAAGATCACCGAGGCGCAGGTCCGCGAGATCGCCACGACCAAGATGCCCGACCTGAACGCCAACGACCTGGACGCCGCGTCGAAGATCATCGCCGGCACCGCCCGTTCCATGGGCATCACGGTCGAGGGCTGA
- the rplL gene encoding 50S ribosomal protein L7/L12, with translation MAKLTQDELLAQFEGMTLIELSEFVKAFEEKFDVTAAAAVAVAGPAAPGAPAEAAEEQDEFDVVLTGAGEKKIQVIKVVRELTSLGLKEAKDLVDGTPKPVLEKVTKEAAEKAAESLKAAGASVEVK, from the coding sequence ATGGCGAAGCTCACCCAGGACGAGCTGCTTGCCCAGTTCGAGGGCATGACCCTCATCGAGCTCTCCGAGTTCGTGAAGGCCTTCGAGGAGAAGTTCGACGTCACCGCCGCCGCCGCGGTCGCCGTTGCCGGCCCCGCCGCCCCCGGCGCCCCGGCCGAGGCCGCTGAGGAGCAGGACGAGTTCGACGTCGTCCTCACCGGCGCCGGCGAGAAGAAGATCCAGGTCATCAAGGTCGTGCGTGAGCTGACCTCCCTGGGTCTGAAGGAGGCCAAGGACCTCGTCGACGGCACCCCGAAGCCGGTCCTCGAGAAGGTCACGAAGGAGGCCGCCGAGAAGGCTGCCGAGTCCCTCAAGGCCGCCGGCGCCTCCGTCGAGGTCAAGTAA
- a CDS encoding pyridoxal phosphate-dependent aminotransferase — protein sequence MSAATPPTERRVSARVGAISESATLAVDAKAKALKAAGRPVIGFGAGEPDFPTPDYIVEAAVEACRNPKFHRYTPAGGLPELKAAIAAKTLRDSGYEVDASQILVTNGGKQAIYEAFAAILDPGDEVIVPAPYWTTYPESIRLAGGVPVEVVADETTGYRVSVEQLEAARTEKTKVVLFVSPSNPTGAVYSESEAEAIGRWAVEHGLWVLTDEIYEHLVYGDATFTSLPAILPELRDKCIVVNGVAKTYAMTGWRVGWVIGPKDVVKAATNLQSHATSNVSNVAQAAALAAVSGDLKAVAEMREAFDRRRRTITRMLNEIDGVLCPEPEGAFYAYPSVKDLLGKEIRGRRPETTVELAALILEEAEVAVVPGEAFGTPGYLRLSYALGDEDLIEGVSRMQKLLAEARD from the coding sequence ATGAGCGCTGCAACCCCTCCCACCGAGCGCCGGGTCTCCGCCCGAGTCGGCGCGATCTCCGAGTCCGCCACCCTCGCCGTGGACGCCAAGGCCAAGGCCCTCAAGGCCGCCGGACGTCCGGTGATCGGCTTCGGCGCCGGTGAACCCGACTTCCCGACCCCGGACTACATCGTCGAGGCGGCCGTAGAGGCCTGCCGGAACCCGAAGTTCCACCGCTACACCCCGGCCGGCGGCCTGCCGGAGCTGAAAGCCGCCATCGCCGCGAAGACCCTGCGGGACTCGGGCTACGAGGTCGACGCCTCCCAGATCCTGGTGACCAACGGCGGCAAGCAGGCCATCTACGAGGCGTTCGCCGCGATCCTCGACCCGGGCGACGAGGTCATCGTCCCGGCCCCCTACTGGACCACCTACCCGGAGTCGATCCGCCTCGCGGGCGGTGTCCCGGTGGAGGTCGTGGCCGACGAGACCACCGGCTACCGCGTCAGCGTCGAGCAGTTGGAGGCGGCCCGCACGGAGAAGACGAAGGTCGTCCTCTTCGTCTCCCCCTCCAACCCGACCGGCGCCGTCTACAGCGAGTCCGAGGCCGAGGCCATCGGCCGCTGGGCCGTCGAGCACGGCCTGTGGGTGCTGACCGACGAGATCTACGAGCACCTGGTCTACGGCGACGCCACGTTCACCTCGCTCCCGGCGATCCTGCCCGAGCTGCGCGACAAGTGCATCGTGGTCAACGGCGTGGCCAAGACGTACGCCATGACCGGCTGGCGGGTGGGCTGGGTCATCGGCCCGAAGGACGTGGTCAAGGCCGCGACCAACCTCCAGTCGCACGCCACCTCCAACGTCTCCAACGTGGCCCAGGCCGCCGCGCTCGCCGCCGTCTCCGGTGACCTGAAGGCCGTGGCGGAGATGCGCGAGGCGTTCGACCGGCGCCGCCGGACGATCACGCGGATGCTGAACGAGATCGACGGCGTGCTGTGCCCCGAGCCCGAGGGCGCCTTCTACGCCTACCCGTCGGTGAAGGACCTGCTGGGCAAGGAGATCCGGGGCAGGCGCCCGGAGACCACGGTCGAGCTGGCCGCGCTGATCCTGGAGGAGGCCGAGGTCGCGGTCGTCCCGGGCGAGGCGTTCGGCACGCCGGGCTACCTGCGGCTGTCCTACGCGCTGGGTGACGAGGACCTGATCGAGGGCGTCAGCCGGATGCAGAAGCTCCTGGCGGAGGCCCGCGACTGA